In Sphingobacteriaceae bacterium, the following proteins share a genomic window:
- a CDS encoding GntR family transcriptional regulator produces MIEIGKINGLTVVRDTEVGLFLGDNEGNEVLLPNSHIQSRPKVKEKLDVFVYSDSESRLIATTRKPIAQLNSFVCLRVNAATEQGAFMEWGLEKDLFVPGSEQKFLMEEGQYYVVRVYLDDVSKRIVGSSKLDKFVSNEEMLLEKGQEVEVMITEESPLGYSCIINDLYKGLIYHSDVYQTLFVGEELIAYVQHIREDKLVDISLQKVGFQKVLSATEIILEYLRDNEGFLALHDKSSPEEIAEKFSMSKATFKKSIGVLYRHRKVVIKPDGVYLVTEEDSAASDNLATPSPNNAQSGGDAADSTDHQD; encoded by the coding sequence ATGATTGAAATTGGAAAAATAAACGGGCTCACCGTTGTAAGAGATACCGAAGTTGGATTGTTTTTAGGAGACAATGAAGGAAATGAAGTTTTATTACCCAACTCACATATACAGTCACGTCCTAAAGTAAAAGAAAAACTCGATGTTTTTGTTTACAGCGATTCTGAAAGTCGCCTCATTGCTACAACCCGTAAGCCCATTGCACAGTTAAACAGCTTTGTATGTTTGCGAGTAAATGCTGCCACAGAACAAGGCGCCTTTATGGAATGGGGATTAGAAAAAGACCTTTTTGTACCCGGAAGCGAACAAAAGTTCTTAATGGAAGAAGGCCAGTATTATGTTGTGCGCGTTTATCTTGATGATGTAAGCAAGCGTATTGTTGGTTCCAGTAAGCTCGATAAATTTGTTTCGAACGAAGAAATGCTATTAGAAAAGGGCCAGGAAGTTGAAGTAATGATTACTGAAGAATCGCCCTTAGGTTACAGTTGTATAATAAATGATCTTTATAAAGGTTTAATTTACCATAGCGATGTTTATCAAACGCTCTTTGTGGGAGAAGAATTAATCGCTTATGTGCAACACATACGTGAAGACAAGCTTGTGGACATTAGTCTGCAGAAAGTTGGCTTTCAAAAAGTATTGTCGGCCACAGAAATAATTCTGGAGTATCTGCGCGATAACGAAGGATTTCTTGCCCTGCATGATAAAAGTAGTCCCGAAGAAATTGCAGAAAAATTCAGCATGAGTAAAGCTACTTTCAAAAAGTCTATTGGCGTTTTATACCGGCACAGAAAAGTTGTTATCAAACCAGATGGAGTTTATCTGGTAACGGAAGAAGATTCGGCAGCTTCTGATAACTTAGCCACACCAAGCCCTAACAACGCACAGTCGGGCGGGGATGCAGCTGATTCTACAGATCACCAAGATTAA
- a CDS encoding aspartate-semialdehyde dehydrogenase: MKIAVVGATGLVGTKMLEVLTERNFPVTELIPVASERSVGKQLEFKGKKYTVHSMEQAIAAKPEIALFSAGGDTSKEWAPKFAEAGITVIDNSSAWRMDATKKLVVPEVNAYVLTKTDKIIANPNCSTIQMVVVLNPLHKKYKIKRVVVSTYQSVTGTGVKAVNQLMNERKDGLSEEMAYKYKIDLNVIPQIDVFLDNGYTKEEMKMVNETKKIMGDDSIRLTATTVRIPVMGGHSESLNIEFENDFDLKEVFELVKTTEGVILEDDIKNQIYPMPMNAHNRDEVFVGRIRRDESQANTLNLWVVADNLRKGAATNAVQIAEYLLKKNLV, from the coding sequence ATGAAAATTGCAGTTGTTGGTGCAACCGGGTTGGTGGGCACAAAAATGTTGGAAGTTTTAACGGAAAGAAACTTCCCTGTTACCGAACTTATACCTGTTGCTTCAGAGCGCTCGGTAGGAAAACAACTGGAATTTAAGGGTAAGAAGTACACCGTTCATTCAATGGAGCAGGCTATTGCTGCAAAACCAGAGATAGCTTTATTTTCAGCAGGTGGTGATACTTCAAAAGAATGGGCGCCGAAATTCGCTGAGGCAGGAATTACAGTAATAGATAATTCATCTGCGTGGCGTATGGACGCGACAAAAAAACTAGTAGTGCCGGAAGTAAACGCCTACGTGCTTACAAAAACAGATAAAATTATTGCGAATCCAAACTGCTCTACTATTCAAATGGTAGTTGTATTAAATCCGCTTCACAAAAAATACAAAATCAAACGCGTGGTTGTTTCCACTTACCAAAGTGTTACGGGCACAGGAGTTAAAGCTGTTAATCAACTGATGAACGAACGCAAAGACGGGCTAAGTGAAGAGATGGCTTACAAATACAAAATCGATTTAAACGTTATTCCTCAAATAGATGTTTTTTTAGACAACGGTTACACCAAAGAAGAAATGAAAATGGTGAACGAAACTAAAAAAATCATGGGTGATGATTCTATCCGCCTTACAGCAACAACTGTGCGTATACCTGTAATGGGCGGACACAGCGAAAGTTTAAACATAGAATTTGAAAATGACTTTGATCTGAAAGAAGTTTTTGAACTTGTTAAAACTACTGAAGGAGTAATTTTAGAAGACGATATTAAAAATCAGATCTATCCTATGCCAATGAATGCGCACAATAGAGACGAAGTTTTTGTAGGAAGAATTCGCAGAGATGAGTCGCAGGCAAATACTTTAAATTTATGGGTGGTTGCTGATAACCTTCGTAAAGGTGCAGCAACCAATGCAGTGCAAATTGCAGAATATCTGTTGAAAAAAAATCTTGTTTAA